The Streptomyces seoulensis genome contains a region encoding:
- a CDS encoding pyridoxamine 5'-phosphate oxidase family protein produces the protein MPTNDHPATELDPRYSSALNPRPDATDATPTPWPEAQRQLEEAEIFWVSTVRPDGRLHVTPVIAAWRDGVLYFSTGPEEQKARNLAHDAHCAVTTGRNSLTEGLDLVVEGRAERVVDPAKVEEVIAAYEAKYGAHITSPEGTFHGIGDAFRTGAAVVFAVAPDTAYGFGRDDGAYTHTRWVF, from the coding sequence ATGCCGACGAACGACCACCCCGCGACCGAACTCGACCCCCGGTACAGCTCCGCGCTCAACCCCCGCCCCGATGCCACGGACGCCACCCCCACCCCCTGGCCCGAAGCCCAGCGGCAGTTGGAGGAGGCTGAGATCTTCTGGGTGTCCACGGTGCGTCCCGACGGGAGGCTGCACGTGACGCCTGTGATCGCCGCCTGGCGTGACGGGGTGCTGTACTTCTCCACCGGGCCGGAAGAGCAGAAGGCGAGGAACCTCGCCCATGACGCCCACTGCGCGGTGACCACCGGACGGAACTCGCTCACCGAGGGGCTCGACCTCGTGGTGGAGGGCAGGGCGGAGCGGGTCGTGGATCCGGCGAAGGTGGAGGAGGTGATCGCGGCGTACGAGGCGAAGTACGGGGCGCACATCACCTCGCCCGAGGGCACCTTCCACGGGATCGGGGACGCGTTCCGGACCGGCGCCGCGGTGGTGTTCGCGGTGGCCCCGGACACGGCGTACGGCTTCGGCCGGGACGACGGGGCCTACACCCACACGCGCTGGGTCTTCTGA
- a CDS encoding class I SAM-dependent methyltransferase: protein MDSIPANRRFWNRISGAYQHEHDPQIGAAPRLWGTYAIPDAHLHALGDVTGKRVLELGCGAGQWSRALAAEGATVVGVDLSEAQLAAAARAMGAARYPLVQGAAEQLPFAADSFDLVFCDYGGLSWAPPHLAVPQAARVLRPGGRLVFNVASPWFEACYDEAAARATTTLHQDYFGLNAIAEGQGAVSYQHTYGDWVRVLRGAGLVIDDLIEPRPDPGTANGYNRTDPPDWAHRWPAEMLWVTHKP, encoded by the coding sequence GTGGACAGCATTCCTGCCAACCGGCGCTTCTGGAACCGGATCAGCGGCGCCTACCAGCACGAGCACGACCCGCAGATCGGCGCGGCGCCCCGGCTGTGGGGCACATACGCCATCCCCGACGCGCACCTGCACGCCCTGGGCGACGTCACCGGCAAGCGCGTCCTCGAACTCGGCTGCGGCGCCGGCCAGTGGTCCAGGGCGCTCGCCGCCGAGGGCGCCACCGTGGTCGGGGTCGACCTGTCCGAAGCCCAGCTCGCCGCGGCGGCTCGCGCGATGGGAGCGGCCCGCTACCCGCTGGTGCAGGGCGCCGCCGAACAACTCCCGTTCGCCGCCGACAGCTTCGACCTGGTGTTCTGCGACTACGGCGGGCTCAGTTGGGCGCCCCCGCACCTGGCCGTCCCCCAGGCCGCACGTGTCCTGCGCCCCGGTGGCCGCTTGGTGTTCAACGTCGCCAGCCCATGGTTCGAAGCCTGCTACGACGAAGCCGCCGCCCGCGCGACCACGACGCTGCACCAGGACTACTTCGGGCTAAACGCCATCGCCGAAGGCCAGGGCGCGGTCAGCTATCAGCACACCTACGGCGACTGGGTCAGGGTCCTGCGCGGCGCAGGTCTCGTCATCGACGACCTCATCGAGCCGCGGCCCGATCCCGGAACGGCCAACGGCTACAACCGGACCGACCCGCCCGACTGGGCACACCGGTGGCCGGCGGAGATGCTCTGGGTGACCCACAAACCGTAG
- a CDS encoding TetR/AcrR family transcriptional regulator: protein MQSGAPEEPVTGEAVGREKTRQRVIEAAIGLLEREGREAVTTRAVAAAAGLQPPAIYRLFGDKDGLLDAVAEYGFDAFLATKHVAPEPADPLDGLRAGWDLAVEFALDNPALYTLMYSEPGRAASTAFRTGMRMLRERVHRLALGGWLRVDEDLAVMIIHATARGAALTWLSLPEEARDPALLSTLREAMTNAVTEPEPAVRDAGPAGAARALRAALPGQTTLSAAEQRLLREWLDRLA, encoded by the coding sequence ATGCAGAGTGGCGCCCCTGAGGAACCGGTGACCGGCGAGGCCGTGGGCCGGGAGAAGACCCGGCAGCGGGTGATCGAGGCAGCGATCGGCCTGCTGGAGCGGGAGGGCCGGGAGGCGGTGACGACCCGCGCCGTCGCGGCTGCCGCGGGCTTGCAGCCACCGGCGATCTACCGCCTCTTCGGCGACAAGGACGGCCTGCTGGACGCGGTCGCCGAGTACGGCTTCGACGCGTTCCTCGCCACCAAGCACGTGGCGCCCGAGCCGGCGGACCCGCTCGACGGGCTGCGCGCCGGCTGGGACCTGGCGGTGGAGTTCGCCCTGGACAACCCCGCGCTCTACACGCTGATGTACAGCGAACCCGGCCGGGCCGCGTCGACCGCCTTCCGGACCGGGATGCGGATGCTGAGGGAGCGGGTGCACCGCTTGGCCCTCGGCGGCTGGCTGCGTGTAGACGAGGACCTCGCGGTGATGATCATCCACGCCACGGCGCGGGGCGCCGCCCTCACCTGGCTGTCCCTCCCCGAGGAAGCACGGGACCCCGCCCTGCTGAGCACCCTGCGGGAGGCCATGACCAACGCCGTGACCGAACCGGAGCCGGCGGTACGGGACGCAGGCCCGGCGGGAGCGGCCCGCGCCCTGCGCGCCGCCCTCCCCGGGCAGACCACGCTCAGCGCGGCGGAACAGCGGCTCCTGCGGGAGTGGCTCGACCGTCTGGCGTGA
- a CDS encoding NAD(P)H-binding protein — translation MIIVTGATGQLGRLTVERLLDRVPAERVGVSVRDPGKAEGLAARGVRVRAGGFTDPDGLAHAFEGATQVLVVSVDEFGEEAVRLHRTAIEAAVKAGARRVLYTSHMGASPASRFQACRDHAATEDILRACGVPYTSLRNGFYASSALQFLGPALDSGRIALPEDGPVNWTAHADLAEAAAAILAHEGRYDGPTPPLTAPEALTFADLAPLAAGVTGRPFTRTTVPDDVFRGHLAGAGVPAGRVEGLMGVFTAARTGEFSAQDPALTTLIGRAPVRMEAVLRDQLGSG, via the coding sequence GTGATCATCGTGACCGGAGCCACCGGACAGCTCGGCCGCCTGACCGTCGAGCGGTTGCTGGACCGCGTACCCGCCGAGCGTGTCGGCGTCAGCGTCCGTGACCCGGGTAAGGCCGAGGGCCTCGCGGCCCGGGGCGTCCGCGTCCGGGCGGGCGGCTTCACCGACCCCGACGGCCTGGCGCACGCCTTCGAGGGTGCGACCCAGGTACTCGTCGTCTCCGTCGACGAGTTCGGCGAGGAAGCGGTGCGCCTGCACCGGACCGCGATCGAGGCGGCGGTGAAGGCGGGGGCCCGGCGCGTCCTCTACACCAGCCACATGGGCGCGAGCCCCGCCTCCCGCTTCCAGGCGTGCCGCGACCACGCCGCCACCGAGGACATCCTTCGGGCCTGCGGCGTGCCGTACACCTCGCTGCGCAACGGCTTCTACGCCTCCAGCGCCCTGCAGTTCCTCGGTCCCGCCCTCGACTCGGGCCGGATCGCGCTCCCCGAGGACGGCCCCGTCAACTGGACCGCCCACGCCGACCTCGCCGAGGCCGCGGCCGCGATCCTGGCCCACGAGGGCCGCTATGACGGCCCCACCCCGCCGCTCACCGCCCCGGAGGCCCTGACCTTCGCGGACCTGGCTCCCCTCGCCGCCGGCGTCACCGGCCGCCCCTTCACCCGCACCACCGTCCCGGACGACGTGTTCCGCGGGCACCTCGCGGGGGCCGGTGTCCCGGCCGGCCGGGTGGAGGGCCTGATGGGCGTCTTCACCGCGGCCCGCACCGGCGAGTTCTCCGCGCAGGACCCGGCCCTCACGACCCTGATCGGCCGGGCGCCCGTCCGGATGGAGGCGGTGCTACGCGATCAGCTCGGCTCCGGCTGA
- a CDS encoding purine-cytosine permease family protein, which translates to MSATESRLTAEGPATPATSQATKETLEDYTLRYAPRSYRRWTPMVVATTALGGIAYMADFSIGAGIGLAHGTGNALVAIAVAAVVIFVTGFPLAYYGARYNIDLDLITRGSGFGYYGSVLTSVIFASFTFIFFALEGSIMAQGLRLGLGLPLWLGYLVSTLMVIPLVIYGMKALSKLQVWTTPVWLVLMVGPLVYLVATDPGTVDRFLSYAGTEGDGGVNTASVLLGAGVCLSLIAQIGEQIDYLRFMPPKTEANKRRWWTAVVMAGPGWVVLGALKQAIGVFLAVYILASVGPSVAPEPIQQFKGAFDAMMPSWMVVPLAVVLVVISQIKINVTNAYSGSLAWTNSFTRVTGRYPGRMVFVLVNLGFALALMEADMFSFLNGILGFYSNCAIAWVVTVATDIGVNKYLLKLSPLVPEFRRGMLHPVNPVGVVSFVAASGLSIAMYFHAFGDTLQPYSPVAAAVIAFVLTPLMAVATKGAYYLRRADDGIPEPLLDAAGNPSATPYDCHVCHQAYERPDVTACTTHDAVVCSLCLSTDRVGDHVLPAGSAGAELIA; encoded by the coding sequence ATGAGCGCAACAGAGTCACGGCTGACGGCAGAAGGCCCCGCGACACCCGCCACGAGCCAGGCGACCAAGGAGACGCTGGAGGACTACACCCTTCGCTACGCGCCCCGCAGCTACCGCCGCTGGACCCCGATGGTCGTGGCCACCACGGCGCTCGGCGGCATCGCGTACATGGCCGACTTCTCGATCGGCGCCGGCATCGGCCTGGCCCACGGCACCGGCAACGCGCTGGTGGCGATCGCCGTGGCCGCCGTCGTCATCTTCGTCACCGGCTTCCCGCTCGCCTACTACGGCGCCCGCTACAACATCGACCTGGACCTCATCACGCGCGGCTCCGGATTCGGCTACTACGGCTCGGTCCTCACCAGCGTCATCTTCGCCAGCTTCACCTTCATCTTCTTCGCCCTCGAAGGCTCGATCATGGCCCAGGGCCTGCGGCTCGGCCTCGGACTCCCCCTGTGGCTGGGCTACTTGGTGTCCACCCTGATGGTGATCCCGCTGGTGATCTACGGCATGAAGGCGCTCAGCAAGCTCCAGGTGTGGACGACGCCGGTGTGGCTGGTGCTGATGGTCGGGCCGCTGGTGTACCTCGTCGCCACCGACCCGGGCACGGTCGACCGCTTCCTCTCCTACGCGGGCACCGAAGGCGACGGCGGGGTGAACACCGCGTCCGTGCTGCTCGGCGCCGGCGTCTGCCTCTCCCTCATCGCGCAGATCGGCGAGCAGATCGACTATCTGCGCTTCATGCCGCCCAAGACCGAGGCGAACAAGCGCCGTTGGTGGACCGCCGTGGTCATGGCCGGGCCCGGCTGGGTGGTGCTCGGCGCGCTGAAGCAGGCGATCGGTGTCTTCCTCGCCGTCTACATCCTGGCCTCGGTGGGCCCGTCCGTCGCGCCCGAGCCCATCCAGCAGTTCAAGGGCGCCTTCGACGCGATGATGCCGTCCTGGATGGTGGTGCCGCTGGCCGTGGTGCTGGTCGTGATCAGCCAGATCAAGATCAACGTGACGAACGCCTACTCCGGCTCGCTAGCCTGGACCAACTCCTTCACCCGCGTCACCGGGCGCTATCCCGGCCGCATGGTGTTCGTCCTGGTCAACCTGGGCTTCGCGCTCGCCCTGATGGAGGCCGACATGTTCAGCTTCCTCAACGGCATCCTGGGCTTCTACTCCAACTGCGCGATCGCCTGGGTCGTCACCGTCGCGACCGACATCGGCGTCAACAAGTACCTCCTCAAATTGTCCCCGCTCGTACCGGAGTTCCGCCGGGGCATGCTCCACCCGGTCAACCCCGTGGGCGTGGTCTCCTTCGTCGCCGCCTCCGGGCTGTCCATCGCCATGTACTTCCACGCCTTCGGCGACACCCTCCAGCCGTACTCCCCCGTCGCCGCCGCGGTCATCGCCTTCGTCCTCACCCCGCTGATGGCCGTGGCCACCAAGGGCGCGTACTACCTGCGGCGCGCGGACGACGGCATCCCCGAGCCCCTTCTGGACGCCGCCGGAAACCCGAGCGCGACGCCGTACGACTGCCATGTCTGCCACCAGGCTTACGAGCGGCCGGATGTGACGGCCTGCACCACGCACGACGCGGTGGTCTGCTCCCTGTGCCTGAGCACGGACCGGGTGGGCGACCATGTGCTGCCCGCCGGGTCAGCCGGAGCCGAGCTGATCGCGTAG
- a CDS encoding PPOX class F420-dependent oxidoreductase: MPVPLGEDLLALLRRASTCYIATTMPDGSPQLTQTWVDTDGEHVLINSVESHQKTRNIARDPRVAVAVSDPADPSSYVQIRGRVVKVTTEGAVDHIEELAHKYLGGPYPWFGGRDQVRVIYVIEPERISGPRG, translated from the coding sequence GTGCCCGTTCCTCTCGGCGAGGACCTGCTGGCGCTGCTGCGCCGCGCCAGCACCTGCTACATCGCCACGACGATGCCCGACGGCTCGCCCCAGCTCACCCAGACCTGGGTCGACACCGACGGCGAGCACGTCCTGATCAACAGCGTGGAGTCCCATCAGAAGACCCGGAACATCGCGCGCGACCCGCGGGTGGCCGTCGCGGTCTCCGACCCCGCCGACCCCTCGTCCTACGTCCAGATCCGCGGCCGGGTGGTGAAGGTGACCACCGAGGGTGCGGTCGATCACATCGAGGAGCTCGCGCACAAGTACCTGGGCGGTCCGTACCCGTGGTTCGGCGGCCGGGACCAGGTCCGCGTGATCTATGTCATCGAGCCGGAGCGCATCAGCGGCCCGCGCGGCTGA
- a CDS encoding DUF5133 domain-containing protein yields MLMAHPAVLQNLIEQYDALRILDAQEGGAEVRRRMDDIAYTLCVATGTRDIDAALIAARHRLPGARPQDDSLLPA; encoded by the coding sequence ATGCTGATGGCCCACCCCGCCGTCCTTCAGAACCTGATCGAGCAGTACGACGCTCTGCGCATCCTCGACGCGCAGGAGGGCGGCGCCGAGGTCCGGCGGCGGATGGACGACATCGCCTACACCCTGTGCGTGGCCACCGGTACCCGTGACATCGACGCGGCACTGATCGCCGCCCGGCACCGGCTGCCCGGCGCACGCCCCCAGGACGACTCCCTCCTGCCCGCCTGA
- a CDS encoding SpoIIE family protein phosphatase, protein MSSPGTPDSPHAGGVVLDTAWDGAPCPVLVIGADGALVETNEAARRLIPLSAGDDITSSAMPAWLADAHRRLRRAGAPAEAVSGDVAGRSFEAHPSPCDDGSVVWWLLDDTDRRLAERALRGERERAALLAEVSSALLSSLNVERCMTVTARMAAGHLADAAIIVAPAQGRRHPLTYAGADGEVTQTMVQIDPRSVVGLAEALQGFPPVPARWIDPAELPDWAVPEGFDGPIGSVIVTPLPGHGVPAGVLILLRSSTHQAFTEGEEVFARLFAARAGVALSAARLYAEQRSITTTLMRELLPPRLERVHGVEYAGAYRAARDHERVGGDFYDVHPGADAAEETFVVLGDVAGKGLEAAVLTGKIRSVLQALLPLSGDHQQVLSLLNGALLNSHHTRFATLVLASVTRRSGQVRLRLTSAGHLPPLIIRSDGRVEEAATQGQLVGAMPDITARSAHVSLAPGETCLLYTDGITEASGGPLGDQFFGEERLRAALGPCARMPAEAVVERVQMLAAQWLGGGRHDDMASLAITNPAGGHGALHAVNGHHGASARTGAGCR, encoded by the coding sequence ATTTCTTCTCCTGGTACACCCGACAGTCCGCACGCCGGTGGTGTCGTCCTCGACACCGCCTGGGACGGTGCCCCCTGTCCCGTGCTCGTCATCGGGGCCGACGGGGCTCTCGTCGAGACCAATGAGGCGGCACGCCGCCTCATACCGCTCTCCGCCGGAGACGACATCACGTCGTCGGCCATGCCGGCCTGGCTGGCCGACGCGCACCGACGCCTGCGGAGGGCCGGCGCCCCGGCGGAAGCGGTGTCGGGGGACGTGGCCGGCCGCAGCTTCGAGGCGCATCCCTCGCCCTGCGACGACGGCTCCGTGGTGTGGTGGCTGCTGGACGACACCGACCGCCGGCTGGCCGAGCGGGCGCTGCGCGGCGAACGTGAACGCGCGGCCCTGCTCGCGGAGGTGTCCAGCGCCTTGCTGTCCTCACTGAACGTCGAGCGGTGCATGACGGTCACGGCGCGGATGGCAGCGGGTCACCTCGCGGACGCGGCGATCATCGTCGCCCCCGCCCAGGGCCGCCGTCACCCGCTGACGTACGCGGGGGCCGACGGCGAGGTCACCCAGACCATGGTCCAGATCGATCCGCGATCGGTCGTCGGGCTCGCGGAGGCCCTCCAGGGCTTCCCGCCGGTGCCCGCGCGCTGGATCGACCCGGCCGAGCTGCCCGACTGGGCGGTGCCCGAGGGCTTCGACGGCCCGATCGGCTCGGTGATAGTCACGCCGCTGCCCGGACACGGCGTACCCGCCGGTGTGCTGATCCTGCTGCGCTCCAGCACGCACCAGGCGTTCACGGAGGGCGAGGAGGTCTTCGCCCGGCTGTTCGCCGCCCGCGCCGGTGTGGCGCTCTCGGCCGCGCGCCTCTACGCCGAACAGCGCTCGATCACCACGACCCTGATGCGCGAGCTGCTGCCCCCACGCCTGGAGCGCGTCCACGGCGTGGAGTACGCCGGCGCCTACCGGGCGGCTCGCGACCACGAGCGGGTGGGCGGCGACTTCTACGACGTGCACCCCGGCGCGGACGCCGCCGAGGAGACCTTCGTCGTCCTCGGTGACGTGGCGGGCAAGGGGCTCGAGGCCGCCGTGCTGACCGGCAAGATCCGCAGCGTCCTGCAGGCGCTGCTGCCGCTGTCCGGCGACCACCAGCAGGTGCTTTCCCTGCTCAACGGCGCACTGCTGAACTCCCACCACACCCGGTTCGCCACGCTGGTGCTGGCCTCCGTCACCCGCCGCTCCGGCCAGGTCCGGCTGCGGCTGACCAGTGCGGGACATCTGCCGCCACTGATCATCAGAAGCGACGGCCGGGTGGAAGAGGCTGCCACCCAGGGGCAGTTGGTCGGCGCGATGCCCGACATCACCGCCCGCAGCGCCCATGTGTCACTGGCGCCGGGGGAGACCTGCCTGCTCTACACGGACGGGATCACCGAAGCCTCCGGCGGTCCGCTGGGCGACCAGTTCTTCGGCGAGGAGCGGCTGCGGGCGGCCCTCGGCCCGTGCGCCCGGATGCCCGCGGAGGCGGTGGTGGAGCGGGTGCAGATGCTGGCCGCGCAGTGGCTGGGCGGCGGCCGCCACGACGACATGGCCAGCCTCGCCATCACCAACCCGGCGGGCGGCCACGGCGCCCTGCACGCCGTGAACGGCCACCACGGCGCGTCGGCCCGGACCGGGGCGGGCTGCCGATGA
- a CDS encoding cobalamin B12-binding domain-containing protein gives MTATGAAVETRAELPERLWAAVIGKDESAAVREVFAAADAGASREALLLDVLGGVQRRVGTEWAADRISVAEEHAATAIIDRVIAALAHRVPAPARASARPRITVACVDGEWHVLPARLLAEVLTGRGWQVDFLGAHTTTPHLIAHLHATNPAATLLSASLPLHLPSAHTAVTAVQSLGIPVMVGGPAFGADGRYARQIGADAWAPDARAAAGLLAEGLVRPEPVPRQQVDDLPHLADQEYTLIKGNRPALVRQSLAALDERWPGMRAYTEAQRERTAEDLAHIVDFLATALYVDDSVLFTDFVAWSAEILQARSVPAHSLRMGLDILAGELRDFPRALGFLAAAAEVLPVTPTRPSPGPGKTA, from the coding sequence ATGACCGCGACCGGCGCGGCGGTGGAGACGCGCGCGGAACTGCCGGAGCGGCTGTGGGCCGCCGTGATCGGCAAGGACGAGTCGGCCGCCGTGCGAGAGGTGTTCGCCGCGGCCGACGCGGGAGCGAGCAGAGAGGCCCTCCTGCTGGACGTCCTCGGCGGAGTGCAGCGCCGGGTCGGTACCGAGTGGGCCGCCGACCGGATCAGCGTCGCCGAGGAGCACGCGGCCACCGCGATCATCGACCGGGTCATCGCCGCCCTCGCCCACCGGGTCCCGGCACCCGCCCGCGCGTCTGCCCGGCCCCGGATCACGGTCGCCTGCGTCGACGGCGAATGGCATGTGCTGCCCGCCCGGCTGCTCGCCGAGGTCCTCACCGGGCGCGGCTGGCAGGTGGACTTCCTCGGCGCCCACACCACCACCCCGCACCTGATCGCGCACCTGCACGCGACCAACCCCGCGGCCACGCTGCTCTCGGCCTCGCTGCCCCTGCACCTGCCCAGCGCGCACACCGCGGTGACGGCCGTGCAGTCGCTCGGCATCCCCGTCATGGTCGGCGGCCCGGCCTTCGGCGCGGACGGCCGCTACGCGCGTCAGATCGGGGCCGACGCCTGGGCTCCCGACGCCCGCGCCGCCGCCGGACTGCTGGCCGAGGGCCTGGTGCGGCCCGAGCCGGTCCCGCGGCAGCAGGTCGACGACCTGCCCCACCTCGCGGACCAGGAGTACACCCTGATCAAGGGCAACCGCCCCGCCCTGGTCCGGCAGTCCCTCGCGGCCCTGGACGAGCGCTGGCCCGGCATGCGCGCGTACACCGAGGCCCAGCGCGAGCGCACCGCCGAGGACCTCGCGCACATCGTGGACTTCCTGGCCACCGCCCTCTATGTCGACGACAGCGTGCTGTTCACCGACTTCGTCGCCTGGAGCGCGGAGATCCTCCAGGCCCGCAGCGTGCCCGCGCACAGCCTGCGCATGGGACTGGACATCCTGGCGGGGGAGCTGCGTGACTTCCCCCGCGCCCTCGGCTTCCTCGCGGCGGCGGCCGAAGTCCTCCCCGTCACGCCCACCCGACCCAGCCCCGGCCCAGGAA